The Stieleria maiorica genome includes the window ACCCCGCCACCGGACCAACCGGTGAAATCAAGTGAGACGACTTGGCCTTCCATCGCGGGCATCCCCGCCAAGCCCCACGGCCCGAGTTGGCTGAAATCTTTGGTCGCGTCGGACATCACTCGCGCATCGAGTATTGTGTGCCGCTGGCCATTGCTGCCGGCATAGTCAAAACGATACGGCACCGAGACATCCAACAAGTGCGTCCCCGCGACGCCGCCTTCAAGCAATTGGCCTTGGACGTCATACCCCAACCGCGAATCTTCCATATCGGCAATCGCGGTCGCCATGGTCAAGATACTGCTGGCACCGGTGTCCAATAGGAACGTGTTGAACAGGTCCGGCCCCAAACTCTCCCAGCGGATACCAGGTCCGGGATCGACGTCGGCGGCAAACTCCACCGCGACGCGCGGCTGGTCCAAGGCGATGTTGTCCGAGGCGCCCAGTTCGACAAAGCCTGCCGCGAGCAAATTGCGCCGTTCGAGCCGCTCCAAGCAATGTCGCCGACGTCGGCAGAGACGACCGCCTGCACCTTGATGGACGTGAGAAATAAATCGCATCGATTCGTTGGATGCCGGAAAAGAGCATGGAAAAGGAGGATGCGTGGGATGCAACGTATCAGTTGCTCGGGCCGCGTCAACTGAAAAACACATCCGAGAGACTCATCAGAGTGCAACGCGGTGTCGCTCCGCAAAAACCGCTCACCGAGATGCAGAAGAACCCACTGTGGGGACCATGGCCACCCGTGCGGCATCGTCATGGTCTATCGACGGCTGGCGTTTCATCGCCAGCCGTCACGTGATCGCAGCCGGGCGGGGCACACGCTGAACCAAGAAAGGGAATCACAGTGAAGTCATTCCGGCAATCGATCATTCAATCAGTGGTGCAAGGGATGTTCGCAACCAGAACACCTTCGACACCGCACGGAAGTCGTTGGACGACTCGCCCCGCCGGATCGATGATACAAGTGATCCCGGTCGATGAGCAGCGGAGGAACCATGTTCGGTTTTCCACGGCCCTCAATCGCGCCAGCCGCAGGTGCTGTTCGAGCGTGATTTCACTGGAGAATGCCGATGCATTGATCAAACCGACCAAAACATTCGCGCCGCAGCGGAAATTCGCCGCTGCAATACTCGGGTCGGTGTCTTCGTAGCAAACCGTCACGCCGATGTTGATCCCGCCCGGCAGGATCAATGGTGCGAAATCGTTTCCGCGAACCAGGTCCATGTCCACGGCCAACCACTCGCGAATCCACGGCAGCAGAGGCTCCATCGGCACATACTCGCCGATCGGCATCAACGTTCGCTTGGACGTCCGCGCGACGATGCGATTGTCGGCATCAATCAAAAACGCACAGTTACGATAGGGCCCTCGGTCTCGTCCGCCTTCGTCATACGTCTTCGCTCCGGCTAACAAGTGCGCGCGATTGTTGGCATAGGGAACCAGTGCCGGATTCGGTGCTTCGGAAAGCTCGGTTGTACGTTGTTCATCGCGAAAATCCGCAAGTGCCGAGTGATAGATTCCGAGGGAGGATTCGGGCCAGACGTACAAGTCCACCGGATCGCGGATCGAATCGGACAGCTCTCTCAGCCGTTCAACCGCCCCAACCTTGGTCGGATCGACTTGGACGATCGCGACGCGGAACAGGCTGGAACCGCATTGAAGTTGGGCAACTTGATCCGCACGCCGCTCGCCCCAAATGAAACAGCCGACGAGTATGACGCCGACGATCGCTAATGGCAGCTGTCCTGGTGGAGCGATAGCGGATGCAGGGCGTACGGCGGTCATTCCCGTCGACCACGATGCCAAGAGTACGCTGCCTGCCATAGCCCAGGCCGCGATCAACGGCGTGCCGCCGAGTTCCGCCAATTGGACGACCGGCGGATCATCCAAATACGTGTGCGCAATCGACCAGGGAAAAACCCTCGGCCACAACGTTTCCATCGCGACCCAAATCGGAACGACCACAAAAACCCAAACGCGACCGATGCGCCAGAGGATCGAGGCTGAGCCTGCAAAGGCCGCAAAGGGAATGGATTCCCAAACCAGAAACAACAGGAATCCGGCGAACGAGCCGACGATGCCCAGGTTGGTCGTTTCATAGATCGTTCGCGGCACCCAATGGAATGCGAATAGCAAATGAATCAGTCCACAGATCAAGCCGAGCCGCGCGGCCGGACGGACGGTTCTCGCGATCGCCATGCGAACCAAGATGGCCCAGCCGAGCGTACTAAGGACTCCGCTGTCTGGCATGAGCCAGGCGACGCTCATCAGCAGTGCCGGTACCAGAATCAACCAGGGAGATAGGATCATCGAACCTGTCATGGGGCCGCTCGAAAAAAGAGGTCCGCGAGACGGCTTTTGATTCCGTCCCGCGAACTCCACGACGCTGGGGTGCACCACTAGAGGTTGATCTGCGTTCGTTTGCCTTTGGCGACCGACACACTGGTCACGTTGAACGAGGACACGTCGACGGTGGTGGAGTCGGGATCGACCAACGCCGTCGCAACCGTGTGTGATCCGGTCCTCAGGTTCTTAAACTCGGTCGATTCGCCGGGGTTAAGAATCTTTCCTCCGCGAGCGGTAAATTCGCTGGCATTGGTGGACGCTTTGAGCGACTCACTCGGATTGACCGCGACCAGACCGATCTTCGTGGACGACTTGTTGGTGAACCGGATCGATCCGTTCGACTTGCTACCGCCGCCTGCTTCGGCGACTGAGCCCAGGACAACCATCAAAGCCATCGACAGAACAACATGCTTGAACATTGAGTGTTTACTCCATCAGAGACAAAGGTGAACGAATACCGAGAAAGTTAAGCAACCGTTGGATTTGTTTGATGTGTCTCCTTTCAATCGTGTGATTCAATCGCTGGCGTGATTTCGCGACCGTTACGAGAACACAGTGCACCGATCAGCGATGGATCCATGGATTCGGTCATGAAGTGCACTGAACCATCCGCGAAAGCGACTTGAGCCCCCGCGGGATGGAGGCTGAAGATCTCGCCGCTGCCGTCGACGTTGATGCCGCCGTTGTCATGAGAAATGGCGCTACGGCCATCAGCCCAAAGACCATGTTCGGAAGACAATCGATCGACGACTTCAGCAATCATCAGGGTTTGGCTGGTGCCGTCGACGATTTCCGTCAGCGTCACCGCAGTTCGGCGTTGGGGGGACGACCCGATCAGGACGCCGTTGTTGATGTCCAGTCCGACCAACGATCGTGCGCTCGCCAGTGCGCTGCCCATCACGCCGGCGTAGTCGGTGTCGCCCGGAAAGTCATTGACGGACGTGGGGCAACGAAACACAGGCAACACGGTCACCGAGAGTTGCAGATTGCGTGTGGCGTCATTCCAAGCAACCTTGCGGTCCCAAAGGCCGGCGATCTCAGGCTGTTCCAATTGCCCCAGCACCGCGGCGGCCCACGATTGATTCCTGCCGGCGCCGCGATCATTACCGAAGGGAAGTCTGCCGAACTGGTCGTGAAACTGATGCAGTGCCAGCGACTGTTGACGCAGGTGATTCGCACAGCTGATACGACGCGACTGTTCCCGAGCGGCTTGAACGCCGGATGATAGCAACGAGACGAGGACTCCCATCATGCTGATGACCACCAGCAATTCGATCAACGTAAACGCGCGGTGTATCCGCAGGGGGCGCCGCTTGCTGCGATTCAATCCAATCGACTGATCGTCTCTGATGGTCATCTTGTTGATCTCGATTGCTTTGTCCGACTCGAAACCTCGTTTGAGTGCGATGATCGTATCGAGCGTTTGGTGGCATCCAAGGGCCGGATTAGGAACGCAGGCGGAACGCCTTGGTAGAGGCCAATCAGTACAGCGATGATTGAAACCGTCATGAGTGTTGGTGTCCAGGCTTTAGCCGCCTTCGGTCGCTGCGTCGCAGCGACGGGGAATCGCCTAAAGGCTAAACACCAACCGGTTGCGGATGGCGTTGCAGTTCTTTGGCCTGCCTCTCTTGTCGTTCAACCCAACCGCTCGGATAATCCGCGTCGGGGCTGCGGTGACTTGCGAACGAAATCGGCTTTCCCTGTGGCATAGGCGACCGTCATGACTTTGCTGGATCACACCTCTTACCGTATCCGCTCCAACCGTCTGCGAGCAGTTCGCGTCGGGATCGGTTTAAGTCAAACTCAACTCGCCGCAGCGGCGGGGTATTCGTCACGTTTGATTCGCAAGGCCGAATCAGTCGGCCGGCTCTCCGGGGCGGCGGTCAAGGACATCGTCCAGGCGCTTCGCGAACGTGGCGCCGACGTCGACACGGACGACTTGCTATTTGATGACTTGTTGACGGGAAAGCGGTTTGTCGAGTGCTTTGAGGAGTACGGCGAATGCTGCTTGGATCGCTGCGGGGATCTTTTGGCCGACGGCTTTAGATTTCATGCAGCGGGAAGTTTTTGCCATCCGCTGTATGTTGCCAATTATGACAAATCAGGACTTCAGCTCTGGCTGAATCGCTTTTTTTCACTCTTCCAGTGCGAGACGAACGATCCGATGTCGCCCCGGTATTTGATCGGGGACCACGCGATCACGGCCCGATGCAGCTTGGTCCTGATCCGCGACGGACAAACCAGTCCAAGAATCTGGATGAATTTTCATTTCGAGATCCGGCACGGTTTGATTCACCGTCTTGACAGCGAATACGACACGCAGGCGGTGTTAGAATTTGCCAACCCGGTCAGACGGCCCCGGTCTGCATCCGAAGTGTCGCAATCAACCGTTTTTAATCATTCGGATCGACCAAGTTGATCCAATCCGGATAGAGCGGCCGAACTTCGGTGTCTCGCGTTCCCAGCCCGGTCGGCGCCGGTGGGCAGCGTTCGATCACTTCCACCAGTTGTCGGCGACTCTGTGTCGCTTGCGGATCGAGACGCTGATCGGCCAGATCATTCGATTCCCGCAGATCGACCGGAACGTTGTAGAAGCGTCCGTCGCGGTAAAGCTTGAAATCCTGGTTGCGGACAAATTGGCCGGGAGTCTTGTTCCAATAGGGTTGATAGTGGCACAACACCCATTGCCGCGGAGTCCCATTCTCGCCCCGCAGCTGTGGAAGAAAGCTGCGTCCATCGATCGGATCGTCGGCTCCCAGGGATTGCCCGGAAGCGGCGGCCAGGGTCGGGAACAGATCGGTGAATTCGATCAAATCGTCGAGAACCGTTCCCGGCGGTGTCGTGCCTTTCCAAGACGCGACCATGGGAACGTGGGTACCCATGTCGGTCATACCGCCCTTTCCCCCACGAATCGTCTGGCCGTTCCAGCGCGAGCTGATGGATGTGTTGGTACCGTTGTCGGCTGTGAAGATGATGATGGTGTTTTCCAGCTGGTCGAGCTCGCGAACTTGGGCGACAATTCGGCCGACGATCTTGTCCATGTATTGAACCATCGCGACGAAGTTCTCCTTCCGCTCAGCCTTGTCTTTGGGCGCTTTGTTGGTGGACTGGTCACGTGGTGCATCGCCGATGGTGTCTGGAGTTTTGACGAACGGGTCGTGCACCAACATCATCGGGTAATAGACGAAAAATGGATCGTGTTGATTTCGCTGCATGAACTCACAGATGAAATCACACAGCAGATCCGGTCCATACTTTCCATGATTGTCCTGGACACCTTGCATCTGCCCGTTGCGTTCCAGCGGCGGGCTCCAGAAGCGTTCGCCGCCGCCGTCTTTGATCTGCTTTCCCGTCGTGACCTGCCACAAGTACGACTCGTCAAATCCGGCCTGCTGCGGTCGCGTCGGGTCGTCGTGACCTGGCAATTGGTTGTACAGCCCGTTCAGTTGCCATTTTCCGGCGATCGCGGTTTTATAGCCGGCCACCTTCATTAGATGGCCGAAGGTTTTTTCGTTGGGATCCAGATAGCCGAAGTGCGTGTAGTTGCGAAAGTTGTACTTGCCGGTCATCAATTTGACGCGACTGGGAGTACAGATCGGTGTCGAGTAGCAATGGGTGAATCGCACGCCATCGGCGGCTAGGGCATCGATGTGCGGCGTCGCGTAGTCTTCGGCCCCATAGCAGCTGAACGCTTCCCAGCTGACGTCGTCGGCCATGATCAGGATCACGTTCGGCTTGTCACCGATTTCCCTGGCTGTTGCGGTCTCGGTTGCAACGGCGGTCAAGAACCCGATCCAGCATAAAGTGCCGACGACGTTGACGATCAGTTTCATAACGGGTTTTCAGCGAGAATCGAGCGTAAGTTGAGAGATGTCCCTGACACCCTAACTTAGCCGGCCACCGCTGCTGGTCGCCAGTAGTGAATCCGCTCGATCCATCAGCTCCGATTCATTGGCTCGATTGCCCGTCGGGGCGGTGGCGCGAAAATCGGAATGGCAATGGCCACACGTGATTTCCTTTCCAAAGCATTGGATCGGGATCAGCGTCTTTCGGCCGCAAATCGGACACGTTTTGCAGAATTTCAATTGGGTCATGCCATCACTCCGTTGTTTTATTCGTTCAAACCACGACACGCTGCGTCACGCTGATCCATTGCACGAGCTGTCCCACGATGGCCTGTCGCACGAGGGCCCCACGCAAATGAGTCTTTGCCAAAGTGAACGCATCAACGTTTTTGATCGAAACGGTGGACGTGTTCGCTACGGCCGATTGCTGAACTCTCCAGGGACGATGCTGTCCCGAGGTGCCCGAGGAATCGGGCGCAAGAATCGTTCTTTGATAAGAGAGGTCCACGATTGGTCGCCAATCGCGATGGGGACGATTCTAGATGATGCTCGCCCCCCGTCAACTGAAGAGAGTTTCACTATCGCGCGATTTTGCAGCAGTTCATCGGATCCTCACCGATCGACAACCAACCCGTCGCATGAGCAGTCGGTCGCGGAAGCCGCCAAGGCTTTCGGCGCTAACGGACGCGTCTTTGGCCGCGTCGCGAAACTCTTGGCGAGTTCCGCTACGGTCATTCTCGGGCAGTACGATGAGAACTGCGTCAGGAACTCGCTTGCGTTTTTTGGGGCAAGACCCAATTCGGTCGAACGAAATGACAGGTGTACCCGCCGGGATGACGTATCAGGTAATCTTGGTGCTCGGGTTCGGCTTCCCAGAAATCTCCCGCCGCCGCGACCTCGGTGACCACCTTGCCCGGCCACAGCCCCGAAGTGTCGACTTCGGCGATGGTTTCTTCCGCGATGCGTTTCTGATCGTCGTTGGTGTAATAGATCGCCGACCGATACGACATCCCACGGTCGTTGCCTTGTCGATTCAAGGTCGTCGGATCATGGACCTGGAAAAAGAATTCCAAAAGTTTACGAAAGCTGGTTTGACTGGGATCAAACAGCACCTCGATTGCTTCGGCATGCGTGCCATGGTTGCGGTAGGTCGCGTCGACCACGTCGCCACCGGTGTAGCCGACTCGGGTGGACGTCACACCAGGTTGCTTGCGAAACAGGTCTTCCATTCCCCAGAAACATCCGCCCGCCAAAATGGCTCGTTCAGTCATCGCTACGGCTCCTTGTCTTTGAACGATTGGTTGCGGTGGTCGGGGGCAGCCCAGACAGCCGCGCACCCGAATCTAGTATACCGGGTCGGACAGCGCTCGATGGACGTAGCCCCGCTCGCCAGAGCGGGGAATCTCCAGGGGATCACCGTCTAACGAAGGTAGCTACGTCTGGGTGCCGAATGATGACGATTTGGGCATTGGACAATCGTCGATCGCTGCTAAAATGAGGGGTATGTACACTCCCGCCTTCCCGTGCACCCGCATGGGCTTGCTGCTGACTTTGGTCTTCGCAGCCGCTTCGAGCCTTTCCGCCGACGAAATCACCTCTTCCGCGGAAGAACTACGCGCCCTGCGTACAGATGCCGTGCGAACAGAGTTCGTGCAGCAATTCTGCATCGATTGTCACGACCAATACACCCAAGAGGGCGGATTGAATCTGGAGGAATTGGCGTTTAATCCCTCCGACGCGTCCAATCGTCGACGATGGGTGACCGTTTTCGACCGAGTCCGGGCCGGCGAAATGCCACCGGAAGACGGCGACCGCCCCGATCAAACCTCGCTCGAAGGCTTTTTGTCAACGATCGATGCGCCGATCATCCAAGTGTTGCGTGATGAAACTCAAACGCTCGGTCGCGTCCGTGCCCGTCGACTGAACCGGACGGAGTACGAGAACACGATGCACGATTTGCTGGGCATCGACATTCCGCTGCGCGACTTTTTGCCCGAGGACACTTACCACGACGGATTTGCGACGGTCGCCCAAGCACAGCAGGTGTCGCATCATTTGCTGGAAAAATACCTCAATGCGGCCGACGCGGCGTTGGACGAAGCATTCGGGCGCGCTCTCGACGGCGAACGTGAGCCGTTCTCGCACACCTACACCAGTGCCGAGTTGGGCCGAAAGGTTGGACAACGCGATCCCTGGCATGTCGGTGACAAGACGATCGCGTGGTCGGCCACCCAGGTGTACCACGGGCGAGTTCCGGAAACGGAGGTGAAACGCACCGGTTGGTATCGGATCACCTTGCACGATGCCCACGCCGTCAACATCAATTCCAATCAAGGGGTTTGGTGCACGGTCCGTACAGGCGTGGGATTTGCCACGGCGCCGATGATGTATCTGGCGGGCGTCTTTCGCGCCGACGACACGCCCCGCGACGTCAGTTTCGATGCCTGGATTCGCAAAGGACATTTGATCGAAGCGCGACCGACGGACCACACCATCGAACGCGTGCGCGGAAACAAGCTGAACAATTACCGGGGTTCGGCTCGCGACAAACGGCCGCTGCCCAAGGTGCCGGGACTCGCCTACACGTCGATCACGATGGAGTCGATTCACAAGTCACCGCCGCCGGATGAGGTCGCCAAGAGGTTGTTCGGCGATGCGAATGTCGACGTGGAAATGCCCCGTGACGAAATCATGGAGTTGGTCAAACGATTCGCGACGCGAGTCTTTCGTCGCCCGTTGACCGAAGACGAACTGGCGCCGTATGTGTTGTTGGTCGACGAAGATCTGAAGGCGGGAGTCAGCCCACGCGAGACGTTGAAGCGAGGGTACCGCACGATTCTGTGCTCGCCGCGGTTTCTGTTTTTTAACGAGACGCCCGGCGAACTCGATGACTTCGCCATCGCGACGCGACTGAGCTATTTCCTGTGGTCGACGATGCCCGATGAGACGCTGATCGCGGCGGCCGAGGCCGGGGAGCTGACCGGCAAACGGACTCGGCAAAAGCACGTTCAGCGGATGCTCGACGACCCGCGTGCCGAGCGTTTGGTCGAAGCGTTGGCCGACCAGTGGCTGAATCTTCGCGAGATCGATTTCACCACCCCCGACGCGGGACTTTATCCCGAATTCGACGAAACGCTACAGCAGTCGATGGTTGATGAAACCCACGCCTTTTTGGCGAAGCTGATTCGCGACGACTTGCCGGCCGCCAACCTGGTCGATTCCGACTTTGCGATGCTGAACGAGCGGTTGGCAAAACACTACGGAATCCCCGATGTCCACCACGAACAAATCCGCCCGGTGTCACTGACGCCAAAGTCACATCGCGGCGGGCTGATCACTCAGGGTTCGATTTTAAAGGTCACTGCTAACGGGACGACAACGTCACCGGTGATCCGTGGTGCATTCATCAACGAACGGATTCTCGGTGTCGAAATCCCACCACCGCCGGACAACGTCCCGGCCATCGAACCGGACATTCGCGGCGCCGTTTCGATTCGTGAGCAGCTGGAAAAGCACAGCAATCAGACCTCCTGTGCGGCGTGTCACATCAAGATCGACCCGCCGGGATTCGCGTTGGAAAACTATGACGTGACCGGCGGCTGGCGGACCCGCTATCGCAACTCCAGAAACAAAACATCTGGACTGCCCGTTGACCCGCACCACCAGACGGCCGATGGGGAAATGTTTCAGGATATCGAACAGTTCAAACAGATCGTCTTGCGTGATCCAGAACAGATCGCTCGAAATTTCACGCACCAATTGACGACGTACTCCACAGGCGCCCCGGCCTCGTTCAGTGACCGAACGGTGGTCCAGGAAATCCTTGAACAAACTCGATCGCAACAATTCGGCATCCGTTCATTGATTCACGCCGTGATCGACAGCTCGCTCTTTTTGCACAAATAGCTTTTCGTAGGACCAGGCCATGAAGTTTACCAACACAAAACTCGATCGACGCACGGTTCTGCGAGGTTCCGGTCTGGCTGTCGGGCTGCCGTTCCTGGACGCGATGATTCCGGCGGTCGCAACGGCTGCGGAAACAGAATCCCCGCGCCGGTTTGTCAGTTTCAGCCTGGGACTCGGTTTGCATGGTCCAAATTTGTTTCCCGAGGAATCGGGGGCCGATTACACGCCGTCACCGTACTTGGCCGAATTCACCGATCTTTTACCGGACCTGACGGTTTGTTCGGGCGTCTCTCACCCCCAGGTCGCCGGCGGTCACCGCGCCGAAGGCACGATTCTGACGGC containing:
- the lnt gene encoding apolipoprotein N-acyltransferase, yielding MTGSMILSPWLILVPALLMSVAWLMPDSGVLSTLGWAILVRMAIARTVRPAARLGLICGLIHLLFAFHWVPRTIYETTNLGIVGSFAGFLLFLVWESIPFAAFAGSASILWRIGRVWVFVVVPIWVAMETLWPRVFPWSIAHTYLDDPPVVQLAELGGTPLIAAWAMAGSVLLASWSTGMTAVRPASAIAPPGQLPLAIVGVILVGCFIWGERRADQVAQLQCGSSLFRVAIVQVDPTKVGAVERLRELSDSIRDPVDLYVWPESSLGIYHSALADFRDEQRTTELSEAPNPALVPYANNRAHLLAGAKTYDEGGRDRGPYRNCAFLIDADNRIVARTSKRTLMPIGEYVPMEPLLPWIREWLAVDMDLVRGNDFAPLILPGGINIGVTVCYEDTDPSIAAANFRCGANVLVGLINASAFSSEITLEQHLRLARLRAVENRTWFLRCSSTGITCIIDPAGRVVQRLPCGVEGVLVANIPCTTD
- a CDS encoding DUF1559 domain-containing protein gives rise to the protein MTIRDDQSIGLNRSKRRPLRIHRAFTLIELLVVISMMGVLVSLLSSGVQAAREQSRRISCANHLRQQSLALHQFHDQFGRLPFGNDRGAGRNQSWAAAVLGQLEQPEIAGLWDRKVAWNDATRNLQLSVTVLPVFRCPTSVNDFPGDTDYAGVMGSALASARSLVGLDINNGVLIGSSPQRRTAVTLTEIVDGTSQTLMIAEVVDRLSSEHGLWADGRSAISHDNGGINVDGSGEIFSLHPAGAQVAFADGSVHFMTESMDPSLIGALCSRNGREITPAIESHD
- a CDS encoding helix-turn-helix domain-containing protein → MTLLDHTSYRIRSNRLRAVRVGIGLSQTQLAAAAGYSSRLIRKAESVGRLSGAAVKDIVQALRERGADVDTDDLLFDDLLTGKRFVECFEEYGECCLDRCGDLLADGFRFHAAGSFCHPLYVANYDKSGLQLWLNRFFSLFQCETNDPMSPRYLIGDHAITARCSLVLIRDGQTSPRIWMNFHFEIRHGLIHRLDSEYDTQAVLEFANPVRRPRSASEVSQSTVFNHSDRPS
- a CDS encoding sulfatase-like hydrolase/transferase; its protein translation is MKLIVNVVGTLCWIGFLTAVATETATAREIGDKPNVILIMADDVSWEAFSCYGAEDYATPHIDALAADGVRFTHCYSTPICTPSRVKLMTGKYNFRNYTHFGYLDPNEKTFGHLMKVAGYKTAIAGKWQLNGLYNQLPGHDDPTRPQQAGFDESYLWQVTTGKQIKDGGGERFWSPPLERNGQMQGVQDNHGKYGPDLLCDFICEFMQRNQHDPFFVYYPMMLVHDPFVKTPDTIGDAPRDQSTNKAPKDKAERKENFVAMVQYMDKIVGRIVAQVRELDQLENTIIIFTADNGTNTSISSRWNGQTIRGGKGGMTDMGTHVPMVASWKGTTPPGTVLDDLIEFTDLFPTLAAASGQSLGADDPIDGRSFLPQLRGENGTPRQWVLCHYQPYWNKTPGQFVRNQDFKLYRDGRFYNVPVDLRESNDLADQRLDPQATQSRRQLVEVIERCPPAPTGLGTRDTEVRPLYPDWINLVDPND
- the msrA gene encoding peptide-methionine (S)-S-oxide reductase MsrA; the encoded protein is MTERAILAGGCFWGMEDLFRKQPGVTSTRVGYTGGDVVDATYRNHGTHAEAIEVLFDPSQTSFRKLLEFFFQVHDPTTLNRQGNDRGMSYRSAIYYTNDDQKRIAEETIAEVDTSGLWPGKVVTEVAAAGDFWEAEPEHQDYLIRHPGGYTCHFVRPNWVLPQKTQASS
- a CDS encoding DUF1592 domain-containing protein, whose amino-acid sequence is MRTEFVQQFCIDCHDQYTQEGGLNLEELAFNPSDASNRRRWVTVFDRVRAGEMPPEDGDRPDQTSLEGFLSTIDAPIIQVLRDETQTLGRVRARRLNRTEYENTMHDLLGIDIPLRDFLPEDTYHDGFATVAQAQQVSHHLLEKYLNAADAALDEAFGRALDGEREPFSHTYTSAELGRKVGQRDPWHVGDKTIAWSATQVYHGRVPETEVKRTGWYRITLHDAHAVNINSNQGVWCTVRTGVGFATAPMMYLAGVFRADDTPRDVSFDAWIRKGHLIEARPTDHTIERVRGNKLNNYRGSARDKRPLPKVPGLAYTSITMESIHKSPPPDEVAKRLFGDANVDVEMPRDEIMELVKRFATRVFRRPLTEDELAPYVLLVDEDLKAGVSPRETLKRGYRTILCSPRFLFFNETPGELDDFAIATRLSYFLWSTMPDETLIAAAEAGELTGKRTRQKHVQRMLDDPRAERLVEALADQWLNLREIDFTTPDAGLYPEFDETLQQSMVDETHAFLAKLIRDDLPAANLVDSDFAMLNERLAKHYGIPDVHHEQIRPVSLTPKSHRGGLITQGSILKVTANGTTTSPVIRGAFINERILGVEIPPPPDNVPAIEPDIRGAVSIREQLEKHSNQTSCAACHIKIDPPGFALENYDVTGGWRTRYRNSRNKTSGLPVDPHHQTADGEMFQDIEQFKQIVLRDPEQIARNFTHQLTTYSTGAPASFSDRTVVQEILEQTRSQQFGIRSLIHAVIDSSLFLHK